The following coding sequences are from one Deltaproteobacteria bacterium window:
- a CDS encoding polynucleotide kinase-phosphatase — MKLTLPELCLVVLIGPSGSGKSTFAQAHFKPTEILSSDVCRGLVSDNENDQTATKDAFEVLHFIADKRLAAGKLTVIDATSVRQEDRKPLIELARAHHCLPVAVVMNLPEKLCNERNASRPDRDFGPHVVRQHHSLMRRSLRWLDKDGFRSVFVLSSPEEVASATIERQPLWTNRKHEHGPFDIIGDVHGCYDELVILLKQLGYSGDLLSSDSQPLTPSPQPPTHPDGRKVIFLGDLVDRGPKIPAVLRLVMNMVSSGTALCVLGNHDTKLLRKLKGRNVQISHGLAESLAQLENEPEEFQRRIVQFIDGLISHYVLDDGKLVVAHAGMSEALQGRASKRVRDFAQFGETTGETDEYGLPVRYNWASEYRGKAMVVYGHTPVVEPEWLNRTINVDTGCVFGGQLTALRYPERELVSVPAARVYYESAKPFPIAAVSGIAPVPPKADDLPAIEDVLGKRIVNTRLFGNVTIREENTIAALEVMSRFAANPRWLIYLPPTMSPSETTKEAYLLERPQEAFAYFRHQGIPQVICEEKHMGSRAVVIVCRNEAVAEKRFGVTEEGIGICYTRTGRRFFDDRTLETALLERLRKALDSAGLWQELDTDWICLDCELMPWSVKAQELLRQQYAAVGAAARLALPETVAALQQSTWQGPEATALLDRYQQRATMTQDHIAAYQRYCWPVHSLTDLKLAPFHVLASEGAVHSDKDHVWHMETLAKVCRADEEVLLATPYKRVDVTSGDDQAAGIAWWEELTARGGEGMVIKPRTFVSKGQRGLVQPAVKCRGREYLRIIYGPEYTAPEHLERLRARGLAAKRSLALREFALGIEALERFVRQEPFYRVHECVFGVLALESEPVDPRL, encoded by the coding sequence ATGAAACTCACACTTCCTGAACTTTGCCTCGTTGTCCTAATCGGCCCGTCTGGGTCTGGCAAATCGACTTTTGCGCAGGCGCACTTTAAACCGACAGAGATTCTCTCATCGGATGTCTGTCGTGGATTGGTGAGTGATAACGAAAACGACCAAACCGCCACCAAAGATGCCTTTGAGGTACTGCATTTTATCGCCGACAAGCGACTCGCGGCAGGGAAACTCACTGTCATTGATGCAACCAGTGTCCGCCAAGAAGACCGTAAACCCTTGATCGAACTCGCCCGTGCGCATCACTGCTTGCCGGTAGCAGTCGTGATGAATCTGCCAGAGAAACTGTGTAACGAGCGTAATGCATCTCGCCCAGACCGTGACTTCGGCCCGCATGTCGTCCGTCAACACCATAGTCTCATGCGCCGATCATTGCGGTGGTTGGACAAAGACGGCTTCCGCTCTGTCTTCGTCTTGTCTTCCCCAGAAGAAGTCGCCTCGGCCACAATCGAACGACAACCACTGTGGACCAATCGTAAACATGAGCATGGGCCGTTCGACATCATCGGCGACGTGCATGGCTGTTACGATGAACTCGTCATATTACTGAAACAACTGGGCTATAGCGGTGACCTATTATCTTCAGATAGCCAACCCCTAACCCCCAGTCCCCAACCCCCAACGCATCCGGATGGGCGCAAAGTCATCTTCCTCGGCGACCTCGTCGATCGCGGGCCAAAGATTCCTGCAGTCCTACGCCTGGTGATGAACATGGTCTCGTCGGGCACGGCGCTATGTGTTCTGGGCAACCACGACACCAAGTTGTTGCGCAAACTAAAAGGTCGCAACGTCCAAATCTCGCACGGGTTAGCAGAGTCATTGGCTCAACTTGAAAACGAACCTGAAGAATTTCAGCGACGGATAGTACAATTCATCGATGGCCTAATTAGCCACTATGTACTTGATGACGGCAAACTCGTTGTCGCTCACGCGGGCATGAGTGAGGCATTGCAAGGCCGCGCGTCCAAACGGGTACGCGACTTCGCTCAGTTCGGTGAAACCACGGGTGAAACCGACGAGTATGGCCTACCAGTTCGCTATAATTGGGCAAGCGAGTATCGCGGTAAGGCGATGGTTGTCTACGGCCATACGCCAGTGGTCGAGCCTGAATGGCTCAATCGCACGATTAATGTTGACACCGGCTGTGTGTTTGGTGGACAGTTGACTGCGCTGCGATATCCTGAGCGAGAGCTGGTTTCGGTTCCCGCCGCGCGAGTCTACTACGAATCTGCCAAACCCTTCCCAATTGCTGCGGTGTCAGGCATTGCCCCAGTGCCGCCAAAAGCAGACGATCTTCCTGCGATCGAAGATGTCTTGGGCAAGCGGATCGTCAACACCCGCCTCTTCGGCAATGTCACGATCCGAGAGGAAAACACGATAGCCGCATTAGAAGTGATGAGTCGCTTTGCTGCCAATCCTCGCTGGTTGATCTATCTGCCCCCAACCATGTCACCATCTGAGACGACGAAAGAAGCGTACTTGCTAGAACGCCCCCAAGAAGCTTTTGCCTATTTTCGCCATCAAGGTATCCCACAGGTCATTTGCGAAGAAAAGCATATGGGGTCACGAGCTGTCGTGATCGTCTGCCGCAATGAGGCCGTCGCAGAGAAACGATTCGGCGTTACGGAGGAGGGTATAGGCATTTGCTACACGCGCACCGGACGGCGGTTCTTTGATGATCGGACACTCGAAACGGCGTTGCTGGAACGACTACGCAAGGCACTGGATAGCGCTGGGCTCTGGCAGGAACTCGATACGGACTGGATATGCCTTGATTGCGAACTGATGCCGTGGTCAGTAAAAGCGCAAGAGCTCTTGCGACAGCAATATGCGGCAGTCGGTGCCGCTGCTCGGTTGGCACTCCCTGAAACTGTAGCGGCGCTACAGCAATCCACCTGGCAAGGCCCTGAGGCGACTGCCCTACTGGATCGCTATCAACAGCGAGCCACCATGACGCAAGACCACATCGCAGCCTATCAACGCTACTGCTGGCCGGTCCACTCACTCACCGATCTCAAGCTCGCACCGTTCCATGTGCTTGCCAGTGAGGGTGCGGTTCATAGCGACAAAGATCATGTATGGCACATGGAAACCCTTGCTAAGGTCTGCCGCGCTGACGAGGAAGTGCTCCTGGCAACTCCCTACAAGAGAGTTGATGTCACTAGTGGAGACGACCAGGCTGCGGGGATTGCCTGGTGGGAAGAATTGACCGCGCGTGGCGGCGAAGGGATGGTCATCAAACCTCGGACCTTCGTCAGCAAAGGTCAACGCGGCTTGGTACAACCAGCGGTTAAGTGTCGCGGGCGGGAATATCTCCGCATCATCTATGGCCCAGAATATACCGCGCCTGAACACCTGGAACGTTTACGCGCACGCGGGCTTGCAGCGAAACGGTCGCTCGCCTTGCGCGAGTTTGCCTTAGGGATCGAAGCCTTAGAGCGCTTCGTGCGGCAGGAGCCTTTTTATCGGGTTCATGAATGCGTCTTCGGCGTCCTGGCGTTAGAAAGTGAGCCGGTCGATCCGAGATTATAA